In Mycolicibacterium nivoides, the DNA window CCTTCGTCGCGATGGGCTGGGAGCTGGCCGAGGGGCCTGAGGTCGAGACCGAGCAGTTCAACTTCGACGCCCTGAACTTCCCGCCCGATCACCCGGCCCGCAGCGAGCAGGACACCTTCCAGATCGCCCCCGATGGGTCGCGGCAGGTGCTGCGCACCCATACCTCGCCGGTGCAGATCCGGGCGCTGCTGGAACGCGAGCTGCCGGTCTACGTCGTCTCGATCGGGCGGACCTTCCGTACCGATGAACTCGATTCCACCCACACCCCGGTGTTCCACCAGGTGGAGGGGCTGGCGGTGGACAAGGGCCTGACGATGGCGAACCTTCGGGGCACGCTGGATGCGTTCGCGCGGTCCCAGTTCGGGCCGGAGGGACGCACCCGGTTCCGTCCGCACTTCTTCCCGTTCACCGAGCCGTCGGCCGAGGTGGACATCTGGTTCCCCGGTAAGAAGGGCGGCCCCGGCTGGGTCGAATGGGGCGGCTGCGGCATGGTCAACCCGAATGTGTTGCGCGCCTGCGGTATCGACCCCGACGTCTACTCCGGATTTGCCTTCGGCATGGGATTGGAGCGAACCCTGCAGTTCCGCAACGGAATTCCTGACATGCGCGACATGGTCGAGGGTGATGTCCGGTTCTCGCTGCCGTTCGGAGTCGGTGCCTGATGCGGATTCCGTTCAGCTGGCTGCGTGAGGCCGTTCGTGCCGGCGCGCCCGATTGGGATGCGTCGGTCGAGGAACTCGAGCAGACGTTCATCCGCATCGGACACGAGGTCGAGGAGATCATCCCGATCGGACCGGTGAGCGGACCGTTGACCGTCGGCCGGGTCGCCGAGATCGAGGAACTCACCGAGTTCAAGAAACCGATCCGGGCCTGCAAGGTCGATGTCGGTGTCCAGAATGTCGACGGCGAGCCTCGCGACATCGTGTGCGGGGCGACGAATTTCGCGGTCGGCGACTTGGTCGTGGTGGCGCTGCCGGGAACCGTGCTGCCGGGCGACTTCACCATCGCCACGCGCAAGACCTACGGCCGGGTTTCCGACGGCATGATCTGCTCGGCATCGGAAATGAACCTCGGTGTCGACCAGTCGGGCATCCTCGTGCTGCCCGCGGGCACCGCCGAACCGGGTACCCCGGCCGCCGAGCTCCTCGGCCTGGATGACGTGGTGTTCCACCTGGCGATCACGCCGGATCGCGGTTACTGCCTGTCGGTGCGCGGCCTGGCCCGCGAGATCGCGTGTGCCCACGATCTGGACTTCGTCGATCCGGCCGACGTGGCGCCGCTGCCCGCCGAAGGCGAGGCCTGGCCGCTGACCGTGGAGCCCGGAACAGGCGTGCAGCGCTTCGGGTTACGCCCCGTCACGGGCATCGATCCGGCTGCCGTGTCACCGTGGTGGATGCAGCGACGGCTGATGCTCAGCGGCATCCGCGCCATCTCTCCGGCCGTCGATGTGACCAACT includes these proteins:
- the pheS gene encoding phenylalanine--tRNA ligase subunit alpha, which translates into the protein MAEQPSDLSEEALTKAVSAARHAFELAGDLDALARAKTEHLGDRAPIALARQALATLPKADRADAGKRVNVARGEAQRAYDERLAALRAERDAAVLVAERIDVTLPSTRQPLGARHPITILAENVADTFVAMGWELAEGPEVETEQFNFDALNFPPDHPARSEQDTFQIAPDGSRQVLRTHTSPVQIRALLERELPVYVVSIGRTFRTDELDSTHTPVFHQVEGLAVDKGLTMANLRGTLDAFARSQFGPEGRTRFRPHFFPFTEPSAEVDIWFPGKKGGPGWVEWGGCGMVNPNVLRACGIDPDVYSGFAFGMGLERTLQFRNGIPDMRDMVEGDVRFSLPFGVGA